Proteins encoded by one window of Chondromyces crocatus:
- a CDS encoding ribonuclease HI, giving the protein MVYARSDAAGALHAENGRVEIRYKPNDGRRYEARPDNLEVVAGAPLPDDTCGPAEAVRKAEKGAAAEAGGGTATGRTGSARRGASGGVSSAPIPEGAVTAYADGACSGNPGPAGLGVTMKDGDRTVELSEYLGVGTNNIAELTAILRVLQEVTDAARGMVIYTDSQYSIGVLQKGWKAKANVELVDELRRTLKTRTNTQIRYVPGHSGHAGNERADELAREAVRTRKSRRFEQPPPAAQ; this is encoded by the coding sequence GTGGTTTACGCTCGTTCCGACGCCGCTGGCGCGCTGCACGCCGAGAATGGGCGGGTGGAGATCCGCTACAAGCCGAACGACGGGCGTCGTTACGAGGCGCGTCCGGACAACCTGGAAGTCGTCGCTGGGGCGCCACTCCCCGACGATACCTGCGGTCCCGCAGAGGCGGTGCGCAAGGCCGAGAAGGGGGCTGCCGCAGAGGCGGGCGGTGGGACGGCGACCGGACGCACAGGCTCCGCGCGTCGTGGCGCGAGCGGAGGCGTGTCGTCTGCGCCCATTCCGGAAGGGGCGGTCACCGCGTACGCGGACGGCGCCTGCTCGGGAAACCCCGGGCCTGCGGGCCTGGGCGTGACGATGAAGGATGGCGACCGCACCGTCGAACTGAGCGAATACCTCGGCGTGGGGACGAACAACATCGCCGAGCTGACGGCCATCCTGCGTGTTCTCCAGGAAGTGACGGACGCGGCCCGGGGGATGGTGATCTATACGGACAGCCAGTACTCCATCGGCGTGCTCCAGAAAGGCTGGAAGGCCAAGGCGAACGTGGAGCTGGTGGACGAGCTGCGGCGCACGCTGAAAACGCGGACGAACACGCAGATCCGCTATGTGCCTGGTCACTCGGGTCACGCTGGCAACGAGCGCGCCGACGAGCTGGCGCGCGAGGCGGTTCGTACCCGCAAATCACGCCGTTTCGAGCAGCCCCCTCCCGCCGCCCAGTGA
- a CDS encoding FG-GAP repeat domain-containing protein — protein sequence MGRRRHHWLILLGAVTLGSMATMPGCGCGSDDGQNPANTGGAGGVGGDGSGGEGGGLFPVGPGGGNTPQVECTEPCEQGNICSHGTCVPLTPCTNDNDCSNDTYCVAAEGCLPWEGAMPSNDDQCINVIAPGIFSPKMKCEFSAAPDGDAFPGHVDVQGTPIVVNFNVPADSGPPSIAATFTATVNNGYTEDLGVIRVLRGTNCTLEANLGGTDLDGDGTIDWIVSSASLAAGDLDGDGSAEIVAYGADGSMLAFTRKAGNWQLLWKSPYPGGVNWTPCNTANRRCTYGWSGPAIHDLDDDGIPEVLREGAVFSATGAFITGNPPGYLNYSQGMFPIVANLDDDPAIETTNGDFIWEWTPTGWVMESYFPGANPAVPGHVALADFGAYGGAGIPANSPEIVVVRSVSGSHTVTVYARDGVYAQPPTAVPGAGGGGPPTISDFDGDGLPEVAVAGQAYYTIYDIDCGPNPRPNGTCSAGPCDFAPGGVCPTNGYIAWSRQTQDISSNVTGSSVFDFEADGVSEVVYGDECFTRVYNGQTGDVLFSQYRSSCTWNENPIIADVDGNFRADLVVPSNKACSQGGAGVACNMLDANGVDVQFPGLRCEQSTDCVSGVCDNGLCRCTADGQCCGAMNDAACLAEGYRCAPPPAGTPGSGNTCRAAHPTGVSGIRVYSDANDKWVRSRTIWNQHAYAVTHVNEDGTIPRTSQWVQNWTVPALNNFRQNVPGNQNGTATGDATAGASISVSCGGTGATMRAPICNRGADSIGTGLSVGFYAGGTNVCATATSKALAPGECETVSCVWATAPTSQGAAVDVTVIPNDDGAYAECKPGNNEGLLRGVFCTPPQ from the coding sequence ATGGGTAGGCGACGACATCACTGGTTGATCCTGCTCGGTGCGGTGACGCTGGGCTCGATGGCCACCATGCCTGGCTGCGGCTGCGGCAGCGACGATGGCCAGAACCCCGCCAACACCGGAGGCGCCGGAGGCGTGGGCGGAGACGGGAGCGGCGGCGAAGGAGGCGGCCTCTTCCCCGTCGGCCCTGGTGGCGGCAACACGCCCCAGGTGGAGTGCACCGAGCCCTGCGAGCAGGGGAACATCTGCTCGCACGGCACCTGCGTACCGCTCACCCCGTGTACCAACGACAACGACTGCTCGAACGACACCTACTGCGTCGCCGCCGAGGGCTGCTTGCCCTGGGAAGGCGCGATGCCGTCGAACGACGACCAGTGCATCAACGTGATCGCGCCCGGCATCTTCTCGCCGAAGATGAAGTGCGAGTTCAGCGCCGCGCCGGACGGTGACGCCTTCCCTGGCCACGTCGACGTGCAAGGCACCCCGATCGTCGTCAACTTCAACGTCCCCGCCGACTCGGGCCCGCCCAGCATCGCCGCGACGTTCACCGCGACGGTCAACAACGGCTACACCGAGGACCTCGGCGTGATCCGCGTCCTGCGCGGCACCAACTGCACCCTCGAAGCCAACCTCGGCGGCACCGATCTCGACGGCGACGGCACCATCGACTGGATCGTCTCCTCGGCCTCGCTCGCCGCCGGCGATCTCGACGGCGACGGCAGCGCGGAGATCGTCGCTTACGGCGCCGACGGGTCCATGCTGGCCTTCACGCGCAAGGCCGGCAACTGGCAGCTCCTCTGGAAGTCCCCCTACCCGGGCGGCGTGAACTGGACCCCCTGCAACACCGCCAACCGCCGCTGCACGTACGGCTGGTCGGGTCCCGCCATCCACGACCTCGACGACGACGGCATCCCCGAGGTCCTCCGCGAAGGCGCCGTCTTCAGCGCCACCGGCGCGTTCATCACCGGCAACCCCCCGGGCTACCTGAACTACTCGCAGGGCATGTTCCCCATCGTCGCCAACCTCGACGACGACCCCGCCATCGAGACCACGAACGGCGACTTCATCTGGGAGTGGACCCCCACCGGCTGGGTGATGGAGAGCTACTTCCCCGGCGCGAACCCGGCCGTGCCCGGCCACGTCGCCCTCGCCGACTTCGGCGCGTACGGCGGCGCCGGCATCCCCGCGAACTCGCCCGAGATCGTCGTGGTGCGCTCCGTCTCCGGCAGCCACACCGTCACCGTCTACGCGCGCGACGGCGTCTATGCCCAGCCCCCCACCGCGGTGCCTGGCGCTGGCGGCGGCGGCCCGCCCACCATCTCGGACTTCGACGGCGACGGCTTGCCCGAGGTCGCGGTCGCCGGACAGGCCTACTACACCATCTACGACATCGACTGCGGCCCCAACCCGCGGCCGAACGGCACCTGCTCCGCCGGCCCTTGCGACTTCGCGCCCGGCGGCGTCTGCCCGACCAACGGCTACATCGCCTGGTCGCGCCAGACCCAGGACATCTCGTCCAACGTCACCGGCTCCAGCGTCTTCGACTTCGAGGCCGACGGCGTGAGCGAGGTCGTCTACGGCGACGAGTGCTTCACCCGCGTCTACAACGGCCAGACCGGCGACGTGCTCTTCAGCCAGTACCGCTCGTCGTGCACCTGGAACGAGAACCCGATCATCGCCGACGTCGACGGCAACTTCCGCGCCGACCTCGTCGTCCCCTCGAACAAGGCCTGCTCCCAGGGCGGTGCCGGCGTCGCGTGCAACATGCTCGACGCGAACGGCGTCGACGTGCAGTTCCCCGGCCTCCGCTGCGAGCAGAGCACCGACTGCGTGTCCGGCGTCTGCGACAACGGCCTCTGCCGCTGCACCGCCGACGGCCAGTGCTGCGGCGCCATGAACGACGCCGCTTGCCTCGCCGAGGGCTACCGCTGCGCACCGCCGCCCGCCGGGACGCCTGGCTCCGGCAACACCTGCCGCGCCGCGCATCCCACCGGCGTCTCCGGCATCCGCGTCTACTCCGACGCCAACGACAAGTGGGTGCGCTCCAGGACCATCTGGAACCAGCACGCCTACGCCGTCACCCACGTGAACGAGGACGGCACCATCCCCCGGACGAGCCAGTGGGTGCAGAACTGGACCGTCCCCGCCTTGAACAACTTCCGCCAGAACGTGCCCGGCAACCAGAACGGCACGGCCACGGGCGACGCCACCGCCGGCGCCTCCATCAGCGTGAGCTGCGGCGGCACCGGCGCGACCATGCGCGCCCCCATCTGCAACCGTGGCGCCGACAGCATCGGCACCGGCCTCAGCGTCGGCTTCTACGCCGGCGGCACCAACGTCTGCGCCACGGCCACCAGCAAGGCCCTCGCCCCCGGCGAGTGCGAGACCGTGAGCTGCGTCTGGGCCACCGCGCCGACCTCGCAAGGCGCCGCCGTCGACGTGACCGTCATCCCCAACGACGACGGCGCGTACGCCGAGTGCAAACCCGGCAACAACGAGGGCCTGCTGCGCGGCGTGTTCTGCACCCCGCCCCAGTGA